A window of Desulfobacteraceae bacterium contains these coding sequences:
- the def gene encoding peptide deformylase → MSTPLQILTYPEKFLLKPTQPVKNINGALQQQIDRMAETMYAAPGIGLAAIQVGIDQSFLIYDIAAQEGERALQVLINPRIVNKEGEVLSENEGCLSVPDFRADVLRARTVFVKGYDREGNELEIEASGFQAIVLQHEIDHLEGTLFIEHISSLKRQLYKRRIKKQMKLA, encoded by the coding sequence ATGTCCACACCACTCCAAATATTGACCTATCCCGAAAAGTTTCTGCTCAAGCCCACCCAGCCGGTCAAAAACATCAACGGTGCGCTGCAGCAGCAGATCGACCGCATGGCCGAGACCATGTACGCGGCGCCGGGGATCGGCCTGGCGGCGATCCAGGTTGGCATCGACCAGAGTTTTCTGATCTACGACATCGCAGCCCAAGAGGGCGAACGCGCCCTGCAGGTTCTCATCAACCCGCGGATCGTAAACAAGGAGGGGGAGGTCCTGTCGGAAAACGAGGGCTGCCTCAGCGTGCCCGATTTCCGGGCGGATGTTTTGCGCGCCCGCACGGTCTTCGTCAAAGGTTACGACCGGGAGGGCAATGAGCTCGAAATCGAGGCCTCCGGGTTTCAGGCCATCGTCCTGCAGCACGAGATCGACCATCTGGAAGGCACGCTCTTTATCGAGCACATCAGCTCCCTCAAACGGCAGCTCTACAAGCGCCGCATC